AATCTGGGGGAAAGTATCCTTGGAAGTTCTAGAAACTGGAAGCAGCCTAGGGTAGGGGCGTCCATGTCTCCCATCAGGTAAAGGAGACTTCTGGTCTGACGTGTAAGGCTGACACACTCAGATGACAGGACTCAGTTTCCACAGACCCTGTTGTGAGCAGAGACCCCGGCCTGGAGAGGCCATGGCTGACAGCGGCTGCAGACTGCAGGAGCCACTGTGGTTAGGTCGgggtctcctctccctcctctgagacAGATTTGCAGCTGCCAGGGAGAAGGCTGAGCCCTGGGGATCAGTGCGGTCCCTGCCATGCTGGATCAGGAGACCCAGGGACACTGTCTGCCCTGAGACAGGGGCATGACCCCAGCTGAGGGGTTTCTTCTTCCCCAGGACTGAGCCCAGCccgagggcagagggaggagctgccCGCGGCCCTGCACCTGTGCGCTGCAGCGCGTCTTTCCCGATCTCCAGGTATCTGTGCAGCCACTCCACGCACGCGCCCTCCAGGTAGGCCCTCAGTCTCTCTGCATAACCAGTCTGTTCCCACTTGCGCCGGGTGATCTGCGCCGCCGTGTCCGCCGCCGTCCACGTCGTCAAGTCGTCGTTCAGGACGAGGTAATCGCGGCCATCGTAGGCGAACTGACTGTACCCGCGGAGGAGGCGCCCGTCGGTCCCCACGTGACAGCCGGTCATCCACTGGTAGGTGTGAGAGTCTGCGGAGACCCCGCGGTCAGCCACGCCCACCAGCCCCGCCCCGTGGCCCCGCCCACCCGCGGACTCCCCTCAACCGAAATGGAAACAGGGTCCCGGTCCCCGACTCCTCCCGAACCTCGGACCCGGGACCCGGGGCGACTCCGGCCCGGACGTAGGGACGTGGAGGGGTCGTGACCTCCGACCCGCGTCACTCACCGCCCTCGCTCTGGTTGTAGTAGCCAAGCAGGTTCCTCAGGCTCCCTCGGAAAATGTGCTTGGCGTTCTTGGCTCTCCGTGTCTGCTCCTCCCAATACTCCGGCCCCTCCCGCTCCATCCACGGCGCCCGCGGCTCCACCCTCGGAGTCTCCGCGTCGCTGTCGAAGCGCACGAACTGCGTGTTGTCCACGTAGCCGACTTCCACGTACCGGGGCTCCCCGAGGCCGGGCCGGGACACGATGGTGGAGAAATACCGCATGGAGTGCGAGCCTGGGGGCGGCGCGCGGTGAGACCCCGACCCTCCTCCCGGGACCCCGGGCGGGTGCGCGGGCCGGGAGGGGAGCAGGGCGCGGGGCTCGGGACGCGGTGGAGAAGGGCGGGAGGGTCTGGCTGGGCGACCCGGGGACCCGGCTTCCCCGGGGCCGCCCCTGCCCTCCCCGCAGAGTCGTTTCCCTCCCGACCCCGCACTCACCCGCGCGGGTCCGGGTCGGGGCCAGGGCGGCcgccagcagcaggagcagcgtgCGCGGAGCCATCGCCCCCATCTCGGATCTGGGGCGTCTGAGTTCCGCGGGCTGCGGGGACTTTATAACCCGTGACCGCGGCGACGCTGATTGGTTCTCTGGGATCTCGGCACCCAATGGGGGTGAGAACAGGACAGTTGTCATCAGTGTCCGGGCAGAAGGACCCGACACaggtcaggagctggagaagtgaaacTGGGCACCTGGGAATTCCCAGCCCTGGGCTTCCACCCCAGACCTCACCGCCTGGGGACTGAGACTTTGCTGAACCCTGTGCTGCGGGACGGAGCGCtgtgtgtcatggtgtctctgagcCGCCTAAGGACAACTGTCTCCTCAGGTTAGTCTAAGAGCACGGAGTTTCCAGATAAAATACACACAGCACTTAAAATGAATGTTCACGGAAACAGGTGCTGTCGGAGTCCTGGTGAGGGTGTGGGGCTGCCGTGGACACCAGCATCGGGAGGTGACTGGAGTTTTCACAGCTCTGGTCAAGCACTTTTGACCCTGTGTTATCTGTGACTCTCTGTGCTGGAATCCCACTCACCTCTGCTTTCACTTTCTACTTCAGTTAGGTGTGGCTGGGATTTGAAGACATCAAGTCAAAATCGACAGAAAGAGaagatttataaatttaatttttctccacACTATTGAACagatgaaacctcaaatcccCAGTGTGTACCTCTGCCATGAGAATTACCTCTGCCCAGTGTCCACACTGCACAGGCCTGAGGAACTCAGAAGTCAACTGTTACCAGATCCAGGGTCCCACCGGCCTGTGACATTCAACTCCCTGATCTCATCAACTCATAAACTGTGAGTGAAGGTTGTAACTTGTCTTTCTCTATCCCACCAgcaagctcccaaatcatgacatggagacttattaattatgaaagctcactCTATAGATTAGGCTTTTTTCTAgttagttcttataacttaaattcacCCATATATTTTAATCTACTATCTTTTTCctggcttggttacctttaccTTATAAagcccatgctgcttgctcttCATCCCTGACGGCTCCTACATATCATGCTTCTTCAGAGTCTGCTgatgactctgtccttcttcttccaGAGTCCTCTGggctggaaatcctgcctagcttttggctgttcagctttttattagaccaatcagagtgacacttcttcacagaatacaaaaagattattctacaacattttcccctttttgtctaaattaaaagggaaggttttaactctaagaATGCAAAACTAGATAACAACTAAGACTAattatcatagaagaaaaacatttacagTGTCCATTCCATTAATATTTGGCAAacttagaagaaaacattccattatctatcttctcttgatgaatccaaagttttgttcctaatttattttctatcatgaCTAGGggaaattgtaactataactatttagtcttccactccatcagagacctgagaaggatataatattacctgagtaaacaggaagtgctgaGCAAGCAACtttgaaaactataaaatgacagagacatctggctgcctggtcagtcaCTCCAGAGTTCTTCTGTAATGCTAGGACATACATCTTCAGTCTACAGGTCCAGattatctgacagacttttctgtgaagcagaaatttctGAAAGACTCTcccactttgtcttggcaaagttcagccaTCATTTTCCATTGtgtcctgttgctggagggcttcagtcagtagagcatgggactcttaatcccagggtcgtgggttcatgccccacattgggcgccatttgttgctggagggcttctctccaggctccaccaagccccgcagtcccacaatccatttataaaataatcactcagatgcttatattacttataaactgtatgaccgtgacAGGCtacttgttaactgttttttttttatcttaaattaacccatttctataaatctataccttgccatgtggctggtgactTACCGACGTCTTTACAcggtgcttgtcctggcggtggctgcagtgtctctacctccttcttcctgtttccccaattctcctctctccttgtcccgcctatacttcctgtctggtcactggccatcagggttttatttatataaagcgaTATCTACAGCAGTGTCCTGCTTATCcaatttgtacagcatactgtcagtagttaAGACAAAACCAGTTTCTTGCCGAAATGGCTATTCTTGCTCTAAGTGGACGTTTCTGTGTCCAGCCAACAACTttcaaatacccagcagccacttctgtggtgatattttatttgtactgaaatgttattttaattttatgttaataaataaagttgccctggggtcagagctattagagccatagtaagagcgtggtggttagaagagctaggtagatttctgtgtgttcagggatacagccagtattggagacatacgcctttaagacctggagggcggtacttacaggcagtgatgaggcagtcatgtggttgggtttacaaccaatgagaaggcagaacagaaagattatttaaatagggacacaggaagtacctccctctctcgggaagctaggagcactgcaggaggtaagattttatctctgagctctgacctctcggcttttctcttttaccttggctctgtgtttcttattttaataatacgattggttacatctacatctggcgcccaacgtgacaagaatccattaaaaactgcttggggccggctccctagccggagcagccggctcgctagccccggcccaggtctgggctcaggctggactgtgagctgcttgcttaaagccagtgctacaaacagctcaggcctgccctgctaaacagggcccctgcctgtaaagccaagccttgactcggctcagagggaacaagtggctggctttaagctttagccggctaccccttcgctttcactttcactttcactttcgcttttgctttctctcttgctttctctctgtctctctgtttctctctctctctctctctctctctctctctctctctctctctctctggatttacacctaggactctaggtggctgttttgaaattcgctcggatttctactgttctacgcagatttggtaagtcataaaggaaactatttaaaagacaaattttttccacatttaaaaaaatgggtttcctgtgtacattggaagaaaattgggttttgtttgaaattttaggcagtctgacaatggaacaactatatgaaaagattagtattatgggaattatgcagttaatcaccatgcttattctcattttactatttaaaaag
This DNA window, taken from Peromyscus maniculatus bairdii isolate BWxNUB_F1_BW_parent chromosome 21, HU_Pman_BW_mat_3.1, whole genome shotgun sequence, encodes the following:
- the LOC102915160 gene encoding H-2 class I histocompatibility antigen, Q10 alpha chain-like, whose translation is MGAMAPRTLLLLLAAALAPTRTRAGSHSMRYFSTIVSRPGLGEPRYVEVGYVDNTQFVRFDSDAETPRVEPRAPWMEREGPEYWEEQTRRAKNAKHIFRGSLRNLLGYYNQSEGDSHTYQWMTGCHVGTDGRLLRGYSQFAYDGRDYLVLNDDLTTWTAADTAAQITRRKWEQTGYAERLRAYLEGACVEWLHRYLEIGKDALQRTDPPKAHVTHHPGPEGEVTLRCWALGFYPALITLTWQREEEEQTQDMELVETRPSGDGTFQKWAAVVVPSGEEQRYTCHVVHEGLTQPLTLRWKPPQSTVHIWAIIAVVVAVIIVALGAVVWWRRRNTGGKGGNYTAA